A region from the Mucilaginibacter sp. CSA2-8R genome encodes:
- a CDS encoding SprT-like domain-containing protein: protein MDKTKVLEKYVPADAAPLVAKWIDYFKCEFKISRSRNSKFGDYRPPFGGKGHRISVNHNLNPYAFLVTTVHEFAHLHTWNQHQHLIKPHGPEWKSNFKKMMQPFFEQQVFPADITAAITAYLNNPAASSCSDLNLYRALRKYDAAHATATTVEKLPLKAVFKIKDGRVFRKDEQLRKRFRCVEITTKRIYLFSPVAEVELVEVA from the coding sequence GTGGATAAAACTAAAGTATTAGAGAAGTACGTGCCTGCGGATGCTGCCCCGCTGGTAGCCAAGTGGATTGATTATTTTAAGTGCGAATTTAAAATATCACGCAGCCGTAACAGCAAATTTGGTGATTATCGGCCACCCTTTGGCGGCAAAGGGCATCGTATATCCGTTAATCATAACCTAAACCCCTACGCCTTTTTGGTGACTACAGTACACGAGTTTGCCCACCTGCATACCTGGAATCAGCACCAGCATTTAATTAAGCCTCACGGCCCCGAATGGAAAAGCAACTTTAAGAAGATGATGCAGCCATTTTTTGAGCAGCAGGTTTTCCCGGCGGATATCACTGCAGCTATAACTGCCTACCTGAACAACCCGGCAGCCTCCAGCTGCTCCGATTTAAACTTATACCGCGCCTTGCGCAAATACGATGCTGCACATGCTACAGCTACTACCGTCGAAAAGCTACCTTTAAAAGCTGTCTTTAAAATTAAAGATGGCCGGGTATTTAGAAAAGACGAACAGTTACGCAAACGTTTCAGATGCGTGGAGATTACCACCAAGCGCATTTACTTGTTTAGCCCTGTAGCAGAGGTTGAATTAGTAGAGGTTGCCTGA
- the feoB gene encoding ferrous iron transport protein B, producing MKAEIRVALVGNPNTGKSTLFNLLTGLNQKVGNFPGVTVDKKTGYCNLPDGRRAEIIDLPGTYSLYPKSRDESIVFSVLADKGNQQAPDLVVVILDASNLKRNLLLYTQVADLKIPVIVALNMMDVAKKDGISIKVGSLAAKLGVPVVPISARRNEGIDELKKNISYANKFALQQDSIDVKAIAPQLVDAIGEELQIDNPYFALQLAHQHEHLTFLSEHESQRIEQLEQTYSFHSQKAQATETIARYNYINDLLYDTVKVKEAAHEENTSNRIDRILTHRVFGFLIFFGILIFIFQAIFAWSAYPMDLIEKLFVWMQTGVHQILPAGPLTDLLADGVIAGLSGVLVFIPQIAILFAFIAILEDTGYMARVTFMMDKIMRKVGLNGKSVVPLIGGFACAVPSIMSTRTIENWKDRMITIMVTPLISCSARLPVYTLLIALVVPSRNVWWIFNIQGLALTGMYLLSMVSAVVVAWVMKHILKARERGYFIMELPVYRMPRWNNVLLTMFDRAKTFVLEAGKVIIAVSVILWVLSSYGPGDSFKQIEKKYQQPQYGQKMKPTEIEHAVASEKLESSYAGHLGHVIEPAIKPLGFDWKIGIALITSFAAREVFVGTMATIYSVDNADEIQSVKVKMGNARNPETGQPTFTLAVAFSLMMFYAFAMQCASTVAVVYRETKDWRWPAAQFLYMTVLAYGASFITYTLLK from the coding sequence TTGAAGGCAGAGATTAGAGTTGCGCTTGTAGGAAACCCCAATACCGGTAAATCAACCCTTTTTAACTTACTTACAGGCCTTAACCAAAAAGTTGGAAACTTTCCGGGTGTTACGGTTGATAAAAAGACCGGATACTGCAACCTGCCTGATGGCCGCCGTGCCGAAATCATTGACCTTCCGGGTACTTACAGCCTCTACCCCAAAAGCCGCGACGAATCTATTGTTTTTTCGGTATTAGCCGACAAAGGCAACCAGCAGGCACCTGATTTGGTGGTTGTCATCTTGGATGCCTCAAACTTAAAACGTAACCTGTTACTCTACACCCAGGTTGCCGATTTAAAAATACCGGTAATAGTAGCGCTTAACATGATGGATGTTGCCAAAAAAGACGGCATCAGCATTAAGGTTGGTAGTCTGGCTGCTAAACTCGGGGTTCCGGTTGTACCCATATCTGCCCGCCGTAATGAGGGTATCGACGAACTCAAAAAAAACATTTCTTACGCTAATAAATTTGCCCTGCAACAGGATTCTATCGATGTTAAGGCTATAGCCCCGCAACTGGTAGATGCCATTGGCGAGGAGCTGCAGATAGATAACCCTTACTTTGCGTTACAACTGGCTCACCAGCATGAGCACCTTACTTTTTTATCAGAGCATGAGAGCCAACGCATTGAGCAGTTAGAGCAAACGTATAGCTTCCATTCGCAAAAGGCGCAGGCTACCGAAACCATTGCCCGGTATAACTACATTAATGATTTACTGTACGATACCGTAAAGGTTAAAGAAGCCGCTCATGAAGAAAATACCAGTAATCGTATTGACCGTATCCTAACTCACCGGGTGTTTGGATTTTTGATTTTCTTCGGTATTTTAATATTCATCTTTCAAGCCATATTTGCCTGGTCGGCCTACCCGATGGACCTGATCGAAAAGCTGTTCGTATGGATGCAAACCGGCGTACATCAAATATTACCTGCTGGTCCGCTTACCGACTTACTGGCCGATGGCGTGATAGCCGGTTTGAGTGGAGTATTAGTGTTTATTCCGCAAATTGCTATACTATTTGCCTTTATTGCCATTTTAGAAGACACCGGCTATATGGCCCGTGTTACGTTTATGATGGATAAGATTATGCGTAAGGTAGGCCTTAACGGCAAATCGGTAGTGCCGCTTATTGGTGGCTTTGCCTGTGCCGTGCCCAGCATTATGAGTACCCGCACCATCGAAAACTGGAAAGACCGGATGATTACTATTATGGTAACGCCGCTTATCAGCTGCTCGGCCCGTTTACCGGTGTATACTTTATTGATTGCCCTGGTAGTACCCAGCCGCAATGTATGGTGGATATTTAATATACAGGGCTTAGCGCTTACCGGCATGTACCTGCTCAGTATGGTATCAGCAGTGGTAGTAGCCTGGGTAATGAAACACATTTTAAAGGCACGTGAGCGTGGCTACTTTATAATGGAATTACCGGTGTACCGTATGCCGCGCTGGAATAACGTATTGCTAACCATGTTTGACCGTGCCAAGACCTTCGTACTGGAAGCAGGTAAGGTAATTATTGCAGTATCGGTTATTTTATGGGTATTATCATCGTATGGACCAGGAGATTCATTTAAGCAGATTGAAAAGAAATATCAGCAACCGCAATATGGCCAAAAGATGAAGCCGACCGAGATTGAGCATGCCGTGGCGTCTGAAAAACTGGAAAGCTCTTACGCCGGGCATTTAGGCCATGTGATTGAGCCGGCAATTAAGCCATTAGGCTTTGATTGGAAGATAGGCATCGCCTTAATCACCTCGTTTGCCGCACGTGAGGTTTTTGTAGGCACTATGGCTACTATTTACAGTGTAGACAATGCTGACGAAATACAATCGGTAAAAGTCAAAATGGGTAACGCCCGAAACCCCGAAACCGGCCAGCCTACATTTACATTGGCAGTTGCCTTTTCGCTCATGATGTTTTATGCCTTTGCCATGCAATGTGCCAGTACTGTGGCTGTAGTTTACCGCGAAACTAAAGACTGGCGCTGGCCCGCTGCACAGTTTTTATACATGACGGTTTTGGCTTATGGCGCGAGCTTTATTACTTATACGCTGTTAAAATAA
- a CDS encoding FeoA family protein: MKKLSQLQIGKKGVIKEFTDLEMSLKLMEMGCLPGEEIVIERVAPLGDPIAINVSGYMLSLRKQEASTIILQ; the protein is encoded by the coding sequence ATGAAAAAGCTTTCGCAATTACAAATAGGTAAAAAAGGTGTAATTAAGGAATTTACCGATTTGGAAATGTCCTTAAAGTTGATGGAGATGGGTTGCTTGCCGGGCGAGGAAATTGTTATTGAGCGGGTTGCGCCCCTGGGTGATCCTATTGCCATTAACGTTTCCGGTTATATGCTTAGTTTACGTAAGCAAGAAGCTTCGACCATTATTTTACAGTAA
- a CDS encoding outer membrane beta-barrel protein, which translates to MQHTLRCFILSLAFSLIFHIGYAQLKGTIKARIVNASTREPVEFAVAAVIKTTDSSTFTNTNTGQDGRLSIININAGSYKLVVKQLGMAAKVMPFTISAANPNVDLGTINMEAEVKSLSAVKVEGQQAAVKIKKDTVEFNAGSFKTQPNDNVEQLLKKLPGVEVDKDGKVTAQGQQISKVYVDGKEFFGNDPKAATKNLPADAIAKVQLIDDKTEKTKNTGIDDGQREKVLNLTLKEDKKRGWFGNATATGGNSDRFLGQFNINRFDKQKQFSALFLSNNINESGFSMEDLNAFTGGNTFDAFRSADGNTTINIGSNGRANVNGIFSGVNGGLITNHTGGLNYSDLWGSKDQVKFNASLVSVVSFNNLMQTDALENPAQNLLTNQRSVGNNQYNSYRLYMTLEYKMDSLTTLRLRPNISYGYRSGLNSVIYNTTNYASSPQNQGSQNLDQTIRTPVIAGELSISHRLSNGQGSYNVFITGSGSPYSNKYTNNSLITRYSSGGLRQDSTSNLYTDQSTGSNAINGVVSHVRQINKARKLNFTISQSIQYRHDNTDQNTLYYNPVTGNYDLYAAQYSGLYNNNNYNYSSSVGLNKAGDKLTVNLNAKVSNLGLKGNVNNMSGSIERNDWAFVPNASVSYRPKTGTSFSLYIRADATLPALTDLQPFLNTANTTYKRLGNPDLGMSRSAVANINFNTYDPKSNNYLNFYSNFNYYWNGFSTESFTDQGGVITSRPINADGNYTLFLGGNVGKPTKIKGLRLNLGFNGNMNRTVNFIDNNKNAVLRLSPGLSVGGSMDRDVYQLSLRTYTSYNNARNSYQHAADRQYFNINNYYSASVKPFKNWRIYSDLSQTLYRGKPVSNNTSVYLLSAGIEHYLLKGQNLTLGLNGFDLLNQNAALQRSLSATGVTTRTETNTIGQYFSLRLIYKLSRVGTQNANSPGGIIIMK; encoded by the coding sequence ATGCAACACACTTTACGCTGCTTTATACTTTCTCTTGCCTTTTCATTAATATTCCACATAGGCTACGCCCAGTTAAAAGGCACTATAAAAGCCCGTATAGTTAACGCCAGTACCCGCGAACCTGTTGAATTTGCCGTTGCTGCTGTTATAAAAACCACCGACTCCTCTACCTTTACCAATACTAACACCGGCCAAGACGGCCGCCTGAGCATCATTAACATCAATGCAGGCAGCTACAAATTGGTAGTAAAACAATTGGGTATGGCTGCCAAGGTAATGCCCTTTACCATCTCTGCTGCTAACCCAAATGTTGATTTAGGAACAATTAATATGGAGGCCGAAGTAAAATCGCTTAGTGCCGTAAAAGTAGAAGGCCAGCAGGCAGCCGTAAAGATTAAAAAGGATACGGTTGAGTTTAACGCCGGTTCTTTTAAAACGCAGCCTAATGATAATGTGGAGCAGTTACTGAAAAAGCTCCCCGGCGTAGAGGTAGATAAAGATGGTAAGGTTACCGCCCAGGGCCAGCAAATTAGCAAGGTATATGTAGACGGTAAAGAGTTTTTTGGTAACGACCCTAAAGCAGCTACTAAAAACCTGCCTGCTGACGCCATAGCCAAAGTGCAATTGATTGACGACAAAACCGAGAAAACCAAGAACACAGGCATTGATGACGGCCAGCGTGAAAAGGTGCTGAACCTTACCCTGAAAGAAGACAAAAAGAGAGGCTGGTTTGGCAATGCCACAGCCACCGGGGGTAATTCAGACCGGTTTTTAGGCCAGTTCAACATCAACCGTTTTGACAAGCAGAAACAGTTTTCGGCCCTGTTTTTAAGCAATAATATCAACGAGTCGGGCTTTTCGATGGAAGACCTGAATGCCTTTACCGGCGGCAACACGTTTGATGCCTTCCGGTCGGCCGATGGTAATACAACGATAAACATCGGCAGCAACGGGCGGGCTAATGTAAACGGCATATTTTCGGGCGTTAACGGCGGTCTGATAACCAACCATACTGGCGGCTTAAATTATTCAGATTTGTGGGGCAGTAAAGATCAGGTTAAGTTTAACGCCAGCCTGGTATCTGTAGTTTCTTTTAACAACCTGATGCAGACTGATGCCTTAGAAAATCCGGCTCAAAACCTGCTTACCAACCAGCGCAGTGTAGGTAACAACCAGTACAACAGCTACCGGCTTTACATGACCCTGGAATATAAAATGGATAGCTTAACCACCCTGCGGTTACGTCCTAATATTTCATACGGCTATCGCAGTGGTTTAAACAGCGTTATTTATAATACCACCAATTACGCCAGCAGCCCTCAAAACCAAGGCAGCCAAAACCTTGATCAAACCATACGTACGCCGGTAATTGCAGGCGAGCTGAGCATCAGCCACCGGCTATCTAATGGCCAGGGCTCTTATAATGTTTTTATTACCGGAAGCGGTAGCCCGTATAGCAACAAGTACACTAACAACTCGCTCATCACACGCTATAGCAGCGGCGGCTTACGCCAGGATAGTACGAGCAACTTATATACCGACCAATCTACCGGCAGCAATGCTATTAACGGAGTAGTGTCGCACGTGCGCCAGATTAATAAAGCCCGCAAACTAAATTTTACCATAAGCCAGAGCATACAGTACCGGCATGACAATACAGACCAGAACACACTATACTACAATCCGGTAACCGGCAATTATGATTTATATGCGGCGCAGTACAGTGGCTTATATAATAATAATAATTACAATTACTCCTCTTCCGTAGGGCTTAATAAAGCAGGCGACAAGCTAACCGTTAATCTGAATGCCAAGGTATCTAACCTGGGTTTAAAAGGTAACGTGAATAACATGAGCGGCAGCATTGAGCGTAATGATTGGGCTTTTGTACCCAACGCCAGTGTATCCTACCGCCCCAAAACGGGCACCAGCTTTTCGCTGTACATACGTGCTGATGCTACCCTACCGGCTTTAACCGACTTGCAGCCATTTTTAAATACCGCAAACACTACTTACAAACGGTTGGGCAACCCCGACCTGGGTATGTCAAGGTCGGCCGTAGCCAACATTAACTTTAATACATACGACCCGAAGAGCAATAACTACTTAAATTTTTACAGCAACTTTAACTATTACTGGAATGGGTTTTCGACCGAGAGCTTTACCGATCAGGGTGGGGTGATTACCTCGCGCCCGATAAATGCCGACGGAAATTATACGCTGTTTTTAGGCGGCAACGTTGGTAAGCCTACTAAAATAAAAGGCTTGCGTTTAAATTTAGGCTTTAATGGTAATATGAATCGTACTGTTAATTTCATAGACAATAATAAAAACGCAGTGCTGCGCCTCTCGCCCGGTTTGAGTGTAGGCGGAAGTATGGACCGAGATGTTTACCAACTGTCGTTAAGAACTTACACCTCGTATAACAACGCGCGCAACTCCTACCAACATGCGGCAGACCGCCAGTACTTTAATATCAACAACTATTACTCGGCCAGTGTAAAGCCATTTAAAAACTGGCGTATTTACAGCGATCTTTCCCAAACACTTTACCGCGGAAAACCAGTAAGCAATAATACCTCGGTGTACTTATTAAGTGCAGGTATAGAGCATTACCTGCTTAAGGGGCAAAACTTAACTTTGGGCTTAAACGGCTTTGATCTGCTTAATCAAAATGCGGCCTTACAGCGGTCGCTATCGGCCACCGGTGTAACCACGCGTACCGAAACTAACACCATTGGGCAATATTTTTCGTTAAGGCTGATTTATAAATTATCAAGGGTAGGCACACAAAACGCTAATTCGCCGGGCGGAATTATAATCATGAAATAG
- a CDS encoding VanZ family protein yields the protein MTHLFKYQKPTLWWALFVLVMCNIGMGKVSHSPLFFPGFDKLVHCGFFFMFTLLANFGLVKQNGNIGLVTAVKVFVIAVIFGGLIEILQLYIFTWRSGEWNDLFADSVGAGMATLSTLLLVTALSDEKN from the coding sequence ATGACGCATCTGTTCAAATATCAAAAGCCCACCCTATGGTGGGCTTTATTTGTTTTAGTGATGTGCAATATCGGCATGGGCAAGGTTAGTCACTCGCCTTTGTTTTTTCCGGGTTTTGATAAGCTTGTGCACTGTGGGTTCTTTTTTATGTTCACTTTGCTGGCTAATTTCGGGCTGGTAAAACAAAACGGCAACATCGGCCTGGTTACTGCCGTAAAAGTGTTTGTTATAGCGGTTATATTTGGCGGCCTGATAGAAATATTGCAGTTGTATATTTTTACGTGGCGCAGCGGCGAATGGAATGATTTATTTGCCGACAGCGTAGGCGCGGGTATGGCCACTTTAAGTACACTATTATTAGTAACAGCCTTAAGTGATGAAAAAAATTAA
- the gcvH gene encoding glycine cleavage system protein GcvH, producing the protein MNFPAELKYTKDHEWVRTEGSEAYIGITEFAQRELGDIVYIDINTVGQEVSKEEVFGTVEAVKTVSDLFMPVAATVLEINPLLDSQPELVNTDPYGDGWMVKVRLSDTADAEGLLSADDYQSLVGA; encoded by the coding sequence ATGAATTTTCCGGCAGAGTTAAAATACACCAAAGACCACGAGTGGGTAAGAACAGAAGGCAGCGAAGCCTATATCGGTATTACTGAGTTTGCACAGCGCGAATTAGGCGACATTGTTTATATTGACATTAACACTGTTGGTCAGGAAGTTAGTAAAGAAGAAGTTTTCGGTACGGTTGAGGCTGTAAAAACAGTTTCGGACTTGTTTATGCCGGTAGCTGCTACGGTTTTAGAAATTAACCCATTGCTGGATAGCCAGCCCGAACTGGTAAACACCGATCCTTACGGTGACGGCTGGATGGTTAAAGTCCGCCTGAGCGATACTGCAGATGCAGAAGGTTTATTATCGGCAGATGATTATCAATCATTAGTTGGCGCTTAA
- a CDS encoding DUF4142 domain-containing protein — protein MKKLSAVFMMAIAALSFQSCGGNSSNDSKEMADSANHSKDTSTNAAATGGIAVETDDSKFATEAANGGMAEVELAKLAETKATNPKVKEFASMMIKDHTKANEELMSIAKTKNITLPTTVGADEQKVMEDLQKKSGTDFDKAYVDAMVDDHDKDVDMFDKASKDLKDTELKSFAVKTLPTLKMHQSAIKAIKDGMK, from the coding sequence ATGAAAAAATTAAGTGCAGTGTTCATGATGGCGATAGCCGCCTTGTCATTCCAGTCATGCGGTGGCAACTCAAGTAACGACAGTAAAGAAATGGCCGACAGTGCTAATCATTCTAAAGACACCTCAACTAATGCTGCTGCAACAGGTGGTATTGCTGTGGAAACTGATGATTCGAAATTTGCTACCGAAGCTGCCAATGGTGGTATGGCCGAAGTTGAATTGGCTAAACTTGCCGAAACTAAAGCAACTAACCCTAAAGTAAAAGAATTTGCCTCAATGATGATTAAAGATCATACTAAAGCAAATGAGGAGTTAATGTCAATTGCCAAAACTAAAAATATCACTTTGCCTACTACTGTAGGTGCGGATGAGCAAAAAGTAATGGAAGATTTACAGAAAAAATCAGGTACTGATTTTGACAAAGCTTACGTAGATGCAATGGTAGATGACCATGACAAAGACGTTGATATGTTTGACAAAGCATCAAAAGATTTAAAAGATACTGAGTTAAAATCATTCGCAGTAAAAACACTGCCAACCTTAAAAATGCACCAGTCGGCTATCAAAGCTATTAAAGACGGCATGAAATAA
- a CDS encoding Gfo/Idh/MocA family oxidoreductase, with protein MSSPIVTGILSFGMSGRIFHAPFVHAHPGFNFKAVLERNHKKAAEFYPDVVSYNAIEDLLNDDEIELVIVNTPNHLHYEQAKQALLAGKHVLVEKPVTATLTQLMELFDIAKQQNKQLLVYQNRRWDSDFLSVKEVIESGRLGDLVEAHFRFDRYKPVLSPKAFKETAANEASGLVYDLGPHLLDQVISLFGKPVATHKVIGKHRYRSEVPDYFSYQLSYPHQLTVYVTSSLLVAQPLPSFIVHGTAGSYIKDRCDVQEAQLDQGVKPTDEHYGVEPAHGEGQLITIDVTGKKLVEKMPSLKGNYLNLFEAVYQTIANGALYPITDEHIAWQLELLELKH; from the coding sequence ATGTCATCACCTATTGTAACCGGTATATTATCTTTTGGTATGTCGGGGCGAATATTTCATGCGCCTTTTGTGCATGCGCATCCTGGCTTTAATTTTAAAGCTGTGCTGGAACGCAACCATAAAAAGGCAGCTGAGTTTTACCCTGATGTGGTTAGTTACAACGCCATCGAGGATTTACTAAATGACGATGAGATTGAGCTGGTGATTGTAAACACGCCTAATCATTTGCACTACGAACAGGCTAAGCAGGCATTACTGGCTGGTAAGCATGTACTGGTCGAAAAACCAGTAACGGCTACCTTAACGCAACTGATGGAGCTTTTTGATATTGCCAAGCAGCAAAACAAACAATTGCTGGTTTATCAGAACCGCCGATGGGACAGCGACTTTTTATCAGTTAAAGAGGTGATAGAAAGCGGTCGTTTAGGCGATTTGGTTGAAGCGCATTTTCGGTTTGACCGCTACAAGCCGGTATTAAGCCCCAAAGCATTTAAAGAAACTGCTGCCAATGAGGCCAGCGGACTGGTTTATGATTTAGGCCCGCATCTGTTAGACCAAGTGATCAGTCTGTTTGGGAAGCCGGTTGCGACACATAAGGTTATAGGCAAGCACCGGTATAGATCAGAAGTGCCCGACTATTTTAGTTACCAATTAAGTTACCCGCATCAGCTTACTGTTTATGTAACATCCAGTTTGCTGGTTGCCCAGCCTTTACCATCGTTTATAGTGCATGGCACCGCCGGAAGTTATATAAAAGATCGTTGTGATGTGCAGGAAGCGCAACTAGACCAAGGCGTAAAGCCAACTGATGAGCATTATGGGGTAGAGCCTGCTCATGGTGAAGGGCAGCTAATTACTATAGACGTTACCGGCAAAAAGCTGGTAGAAAAGATGCCTTCGTTAAAAGGTAATTATTTAAATTTATTTGAGGCTGTATATCAAACTATTGCAAACGGTGCGTTATACCCTATTACTGATGAACATATAGCCTGGCAGCTCGAACTGCTGGAACTGAAACATTAA
- a CDS encoding protein disulfide isomerase family protein, which produces MKRILFFLSLIVITVGCTRAQNSGNIQNIPDYRILDADSVYRTPANLKKNQPVMIVYFSPDCSHCQHLMDEIKGQMKNFSKIQIVMVSAVDYRMIKGFYKDFGISAYPNITVGTEGNSYKVLQYYNVKTTPYIAIYNHQHKLLKAYEKAPKIEDLAAIVKKA; this is translated from the coding sequence ATGAAAAGAATACTGTTTTTTTTGAGTTTAATTGTCATAACTGTTGGTTGCACACGTGCTCAAAACAGTGGCAACATTCAAAATATTCCTGATTACCGTATACTAGATGCAGATAGTGTTTACCGCACACCTGCCAATCTAAAAAAGAACCAGCCAGTAATGATTGTTTATTTCTCGCCGGATTGCAGCCATTGCCAGCACTTAATGGATGAAATTAAGGGGCAGATGAAGAATTTTTCAAAAATACAAATCGTCATGGTATCGGCCGTAGATTACCGGATGATCAAAGGCTTTTATAAAGATTTTGGCATTTCGGCCTACCCTAATATCACGGTTGGAACCGAAGGTAATTCGTATAAGGTACTGCAATACTACAATGTAAAAACTACGCCTTATATTGCAATTTACAACCATCAGCACAAACTGCTGAAGGCTTACGAAAAAGCTCCAAAAATCGAAGATTTGGCGGCCATAGTTAAAAAGGCTTAA